The genome window AATAGAGGCATTAGCCACCAATCTCGAAAGACAATGGCTTGAGATCGGCGCACGAGATATTTGGGGCGAGGTGGATGTGCTCGAAGTGCAACACCGCTTAACGCAACTCGCTGAACAGACGATCCAGATACTATTGGAACTCTGCGCCCAAGAACTTCTAACCCGCAATAGTGCCGATACACGGCAAGTGCTTGCCCCATTAGCTGTATTTGGCCTGGGGAAGTTGGGCGGGCAAGAGCTAGGGTACGCCAGCGATTGGGATGTCATTTTCCTCTATGACGAATCTTTCCTCCACGATACGGCTCGGTCGCAGACCCTACAGCAAGCCATCGAGCTCTTTGAAGAGGCTATAGCCCATCTCACGACACATAATTTGCCGATCGCACTCGATTTGCGACTTCGTCCTTGGGGAAAAGATGGGACGCTGGTCACAAGCCCGAAAGCTCTGTATCACTATCACAAAACGAGCGGTGAAATTTGGGAGAAGCAGGCGCTCCTAAAAGCGCGTTTCGTCGCTGGTAACGCCAAACAGGGGGCCTACGCGACCCAAGTTCTGCAGGCGATCAGTTACCCTAACCCCTTCCCCAAAAACTACACCGACGCCATGCGCACCATGAAGCATCGTATCGAAACAGAGCGTCTTGAACCACATCTTCGTACCAGTGACCTAAAGCTCGGTCACGGCGGCCTACTCGACATCGAATGGCTTGCCCAATGGCTCCAAATGCAGTATGGACGCCGCAATCCCAGCCTACGATGCCCGAATACCGTGCAAACACTCGGCCATCTCGCCGACGCGCATCTCCTCGATAACGCCGAAGCCGATGTGCTCATCGCCACCTATCTGCAGCTCGCACGTGCACGAAATGCCCTCTGGCTCTATACCGGCCGATCGCAAGATCGGCTTCCAGAAGATAAAATATCTGTATGTGCACTGGCTCGACTTCTTGGCTATGTGGACGATCAAGAAGGTTCACAAGCCCTAAACGATATCCGTAGTGCGATGAAGGAAGCCCGTCGCATTTTCGAAAGCCGATTCTATGCCGACTAGCCTTTTGCCGATACTTCTACTGGTTGGTAGCTACCTAATGGGTTCCATCCCCTTTGGCTACATCGTTGTTCGCCTGCTGAAAGGTGTGGATATCCGCACCCTTGGCAGCGGCAACATTGGCATGACGAACGTATGGCGCATCTGCGGTAAGGGGCCTGGCCTTGCCGTATTTCTACTCGACGTCCTTAAAGGCGCAATTCCACCGCTACTGGCCTCTCAATGGCATCTTTCTTCACTCTATCAGGTGCTCGCAGGGCTGTTTGCTATTATTGGGCATAACTACTGCGTCTGGCTTGGCTTTCGAGGAGGCAAGGGCATCGCGACAAGCGCCGGTGCTCTCATCGGCATCGCCCCCAAAGTGATCCTTCCAGAATTCGCTGTCTTTTTTGCCGTCCTGCTGGCTTTTCGCTATGTCTCTTTAGCCTCCATTAGTATCGCTATCGCACTGCCGATCTGGACTGCCCTCTTCTACCCTCACGACTCGCCACGCCTCTTTTTCAGCTTGGCCGCCGGCCTGCTCGCTCTTTATCGCCATAAACCGAATATGCAACGGCTACGCGCTGGCACAGAGCCGCGTGTTCCCCTACGAATTCCCAAACGATCCGCTGCAACCGCGTCTAGCGTAGACGATGCGACCTCATCCGATCCCTCCCAAAGCCCATGATCCAGCCCGATGCTCATAGCCAGACCGGCAGTCTTTGGGAAGAATACGCCGTCTACGATATTGCCGAAGTTGTCGTGGATGTGGAGGCGCCAGACCTGGCACCCACCTATAGCTATCTCATTCCCGAATCTCTGCGGAATCAACTGAAGGTCGGTCACTGCGTACACGTTTCGTTTGCCGGCAGGGAGGTACTGGGCTACGTTCTAGAACGTAAAACGTTGCCCCAAGACGATCCTCTTTGCGCGAAACTGAAGCCGATTCTCGGCATTGTGCCCGAAGCCATCTCCATAACCGCTGAACAGATCGCGCTGGCGCGTTGGATGGAAGAGCACTACGTCTGTAGCCTTCAGGACGCCCTGCGCTGTGTGGCACCCAATGCGCTAGGGGCTCGGCTTACGATCAAGGTTCGCCTTCGCGACCCTAATCTGCGCGGTAGAGACCTCGGCAAAGCGGTAAAACAAGCCCATCTCATCGAGACCCTCTACTCCCTTGGCGGAGAGGCCGAACTTGAAGAGCTACGCAAAGCGGCGGCTCTCGACGACTTTCGCACGGTCTACAAAACTCTTCTGTCGAAGCAGCTCCTCCTAGAGAAGCGCGAGATCGTGCGAAGTGGCACCGCACTCCAAAAAATTAAACTCTACTCCCTTGGCCCAGCTGCTGAGGTCATTGGGCTGGCAGGCTTAGGGCGCAGAAGTCCTCAACAACAGCAGATTCTGCATGTTTTGCAGGAGAACACGCGTGCTGGTCAAGCAGAGATGACGGCGGCAGAGATCATCGAAGGCAGCGGCGCTTCCTACGCCTCTCTGCGCGCCTTAGTAAAACAAGGCATTCTCTCGGTACGTGAAACTACTCGTTATCGCCTACCCTATAAGGCCACTTCGAGGCGCACCGCTCCCCCTTCCCTTACTCAATCCCAACAACAGGCAACACAACGAATACGTTCCTTCCTACAATCTCGCTCCCCAAAAACGCTTCTGCTTTTCGGTGTTACCGCCAGCGGCAAGACCGAGGTCTACCTAGATGCTATCTCCTATACCCTTTCCCAAGGGCTTAACGCCCTTGTTCTCCTGCCAGAGATCGCCCTCACCACCCAGGTGGCCGACACGTTCATCGGTCGCTTCGGCGAGCAGGTCGCCCTCCTACATTCGAGGCTGTCGGAAGGCGAACGCTACGATGAATGGCGCCGTGTGCAAAGCGGTGAAGCGCACATCGTCATTGGTGCTCGGTCTGCCATCTTTGCTCCCCTTCAGAACATCGGGCTTATCATTATGGATGAAGAGCACGAACCATCCTATAAACAGGAGAAAGTACCGCGCTATAGTACGCGTGCGCTGGCCGAGGAGCGCGCACAATACAACAATGCCGTGTTGCTGTTGGGTAGTGCCACACCAGCACTAGAAAGTTTCTACGCTTCGGAGTGCGGCACAATAGAGCGTATCGAAATGCTAGAGCGAGTAGATAACCGCCCCTTGCCTCACGTCCACATCGTTGATATGCGTCAGGAGTTTCAGAAGAAGCCGACACTCTTCGCTCAACCTCTTGTTGAGGCCATTGCCGACCGACTATCCAGGCGCGAGCAGGTCATCCTTTTTTTAAATCGGCGCGGCTACTCCCAGTTCGTTCTCTGTAGAGATTGCGGCTGGACGGCACGTTGTCCGAACTGTGCTATCTCTTTAGCTTTCCATCTAGCCGACCGCTCTCTTAAATGCCACCATTGTAACTATCTGTCGTCGGCTCCTCTGCTCTGCCCCCAATGCGGTGGCAATCGGGTAAAAGGTTTTGGGCTGGGAACTGAACGTGTGGAAGAGGAGGCCTTGCTCCGTTTTCCGCAGGCTCGCATAGCGCGGCTCGACCGCGATACTACTACGCGGAAAGAGGCGCATGCGCGCATCGTGCGCGATTTTCGACAGGGAGAGGCCGATATTCTCATCGGTACTCAAATGGTCGCGAAAGGCCTCGATTTTCCGAAAGTTACCTTAGTTGGGGTCATTAACGCGGACACCGCCATCAATATGCCAGACTTCCGTGCAGCGGAACGTACCTTTCAACTGTTGACCCAAGTGGCGGGCAGAGCCGGTCGCGGGGATATCGCTGGCGAGGTCATCATCCAAACCTTCTGTCCGGAACACTATGCCATTCAAGCGGCGAGCCGGCACGACTACATTGCCTTTTACCGCCAGGAGCTGATCTATCGCAAGGAGCTTTGTTACCCGCCTTTTAGCCGCCTCGCCAACCTGATCTGCGCTTCCACAAATGAAGAGGTGGCTGCATCCGGAGCGGAACGATTGGCAGCTGTGCTTGCTCGTCTTCGTCCTGCCTCCGTGGAGATCATTGGACCGGCACCAGCCTCTATCCCCAAACTCAAGACGCAATTTCGCCATCATGTAGTCCTCCGCACTTCCGTCGAGTTCCCGCTGCATCTCCTCATTCGTCAAGCGCTCGACTCACTGCCCTCTTCCCTGCGCCCTCTCATCATGGTTGATATAGACCCCATCAGCATGGCATAACTTCTCACTTCACCTGCGCCAACAAAA of Chthonomonas calidirosea T49 contains these proteins:
- the plsY gene encoding glycerol-3-phosphate 1-O-acyltransferase PlsY, which encodes MPTSLLPILLLVGSYLMGSIPFGYIVVRLLKGVDIRTLGSGNIGMTNVWRICGKGPGLAVFLLDVLKGAIPPLLASQWHLSSLYQVLAGLFAIIGHNYCVWLGFRGGKGIATSAGALIGIAPKVILPEFAVFFAVLLAFRYVSLASISIAIALPIWTALFYPHDSPRLFFSLAAGLLALYRHKPNMQRLRAGTEPRVPLRIPKRSAATASSVDDATSSDPSQSP
- the priA gene encoding primosomal protein N' — protein: MIQPDAHSQTGSLWEEYAVYDIAEVVVDVEAPDLAPTYSYLIPESLRNQLKVGHCVHVSFAGREVLGYVLERKTLPQDDPLCAKLKPILGIVPEAISITAEQIALARWMEEHYVCSLQDALRCVAPNALGARLTIKVRLRDPNLRGRDLGKAVKQAHLIETLYSLGGEAELEELRKAAALDDFRTVYKTLLSKQLLLEKREIVRSGTALQKIKLYSLGPAAEVIGLAGLGRRSPQQQQILHVLQENTRAGQAEMTAAEIIEGSGASYASLRALVKQGILSVRETTRYRLPYKATSRRTAPPSLTQSQQQATQRIRSFLQSRSPKTLLLFGVTASGKTEVYLDAISYTLSQGLNALVLLPEIALTTQVADTFIGRFGEQVALLHSRLSEGERYDEWRRVQSGEAHIVIGARSAIFAPLQNIGLIIMDEEHEPSYKQEKVPRYSTRALAEERAQYNNAVLLLGSATPALESFYASECGTIERIEMLERVDNRPLPHVHIVDMRQEFQKKPTLFAQPLVEAIADRLSRREQVILFLNRRGYSQFVLCRDCGWTARCPNCAISLAFHLADRSLKCHHCNYLSSAPLLCPQCGGNRVKGFGLGTERVEEEALLRFPQARIARLDRDTTTRKEAHARIVRDFRQGEADILIGTQMVAKGLDFPKVTLVGVINADTAINMPDFRAAERTFQLLTQVAGRAGRGDIAGEVIIQTFCPEHYAIQAASRHDYIAFYRQELIYRKELCYPPFSRLANLICASTNEEVAASGAERLAAVLARLRPASVEIIGPAPASIPKLKTQFRHHVVLRTSVEFPLHLLIRQALDSLPSSLRPLIMVDIDPISMA